A window of Ptychodera flava strain L36383 chromosome 1, AS_Pfla_20210202, whole genome shotgun sequence contains these coding sequences:
- the LOC139147526 gene encoding uncharacterized protein, with protein MKEKGGDCTTQAEFSLFRGQSFHWMVENGLGYAGWLVDKLHKILKPYIHIYYLFTGTTASDLHFQTYLLEGLRRWNEDRAAAAVTDQVPEPYSHSAILRHAANQLGSSVLGMEFSPSYKPPQKYTGELIGVEYLYQQTGEVLQDFTVDPDSQAAAALEPTAEDEDEDDVDVETGPSLDSLFQDPTICLEELPPQRRSPVEPVVDVTPMDVQRSDEVTTDDTPALEPAQEDAEVHNTNEAPVALETAPTDYDNSVPLDNPQESVGPDNIPGYGHVEALAAYLAEFAEVSAPFTNAQAARVIALWQHLHAYDHQPTQFAPRHRTRLIKGRFKASKTTSVVPGLDSTKRCFLGENSGPAQWPDCNRYMECLVSKLCDLYPTTTRIDGKRTLRWTLVCRAYKNIRAKVVDNPTVMQETSLQLVDINQNTLSQWYNKSSLMTQSPLLPENTAGQANIRPVPPPLTPQPMPVCFMLPGAAGVQLQPTGPSVPRSTKWYRKQIEQREDAGIPSTKRYKPRSGVPKCGKCKQPRDSSHQQYFGNWFCPTTCAVTFDEWRAQMVAKGYTSRKRKKQEEDEGWRNLTVDPDSPAAAALEPTEVVNEDDSDQLHNDASTNDFFQDPTPSFEELPPQSISPVQPLLTYASLLKPLLLLTQLPLPTLTTTSLWITPSSQKTQQAEQRSAAQPLLLPQPTMPVCLMVPYAPDVQMQPTGPSIFKVRSSGKGDRDSKVLV; from the exons ATGAAGGAAAAAGGCGGTGATTGCACAACACAGGCAGAGTTCAGTTTGTTTCGAGGGCAGTCATTCCATTGGATGGTGGAGAACGGCCTTGGGTATGCTGGGTGGCTGGTAGACAAGCTGCATA AAATACTTAAACCTTACAttcatatttattatttgttcACAGGTACAACTGCTAGCGATCTGCATTTCCAGACGTACCTCCTGGAAGGTTTGCGGCGATGGAATGAGGACAGGGCAGCAGCTGCTGTCACTGACCAAGTTCCGGAACCATATTCCCACAGTGCTATACTCCGGCATGCAGCGAACCAACTTGGCAGCAGTGTACTGGGAATGGAGTTCAGTCCATCCTACAAACCCCCACAGAAGTACACAG GTGAGTTGATTGGTGTTGAGTATTTATACCAACAGACTGGGGAGGTCCTGCAGGATTTTACCGTGGATCCAGACAGCCAAGCTGCGGCAGCACTGGAGCCCACTGCAGAGGACGAGGACGAGGATGATGTTGATGTTGAGACCGGTCCATCCCTCGACAGCTTGTTCCAGGACCCAACTATCTGCCTAGAAGAACTTCCGCCTCAACGTAGATCACCTGTGGAACCTGTGGTAGATGTCACTCCGATGGACGTTCAACGCAGTGATGAAGTTACGACGGATGACACACCAGCATTGGAGCCAGCACAGGAAG atgCTGAGGTACACAACACCAATGAAGCCCCTGTTGCTCTCGAGACAGCTCCAACTGACTATGACAACAGCGTGCCTCTGGATaaccctcaa GAGTCTGTCGGCCCAGATAACATTCCTGGGTATGGGCATGTGGAGGCTTTGGCTGCTTACCTAGCGGAGTTTGCAGAGGTGTCTGCACCATTTACCAACGCACAGGCAGCCAGGGTCATTGCACTGTGGCAACATCTACATGCATATGACCACCAGCCTACGCAGTTTGCCCCACGCCATAGGACAAGACTCATCAAGGGGAGATTCAAGGCATCAAAGACAACATCTGTTGTGCCAGGTTTAGATAGCACCAAAAG GTGCTTTCTTGGAGAGAATTCTGGGCCAGCCCAATGGCCAGATTGCAATCGGTATATGGAATGCCTGGTTTCAAAGCTGTGTGATCTGTATCCCACAACAACAAGAATAGATGGGAAGAGAACTTTGAGGTGGACCTTGGTGTGTAGGGCGTACAAAAACATCCGAGCGAAGGTGGTAGACAACCCAACAGTAATGCAGGAAACATCACTGCAACTGGTTGACATCAACCAGAATACACTGTCACAGTG gtataacaagtcatcgttgatgacacagtccccactt CTACCAGAGAACACAGCGGGCCAGGCAAACATCCGTCCAGTACCGCCTCCTCTAACGCCTCAACCAATGCCGGTTTGTTTCATGCTTCCTGGTGCTGCAGGTGTACAACTGCAGCCTACTGGTCCATCTGTCCCAAGAAGTACCAAATGGTATCGCAAGCAGATAGAGCAGAGGGAAGATGCTGGTATTCCATCAACCAAGCGTTACAAGCCGAGGTCTGGTGTACCCAAGTGTGGGAAGTGTAAGCAGCCAAGGGACAGCAGCCACCAACAGTACTTTGGGAACTGGTTCTGCCCCACAACCTGTGCAGTGACATTTGACGAATGGAGGGCACAGATGGTTGCTAAGGGATACACCAGCAGGAAGAGGAAGAAGCAGGAGGAGGATGAGGGCTGGAGG AATTTGACAGTAGATCCAGACAGCCCAGCTGCGGCAGCACTGGAGCCTACTGAGGTGGTCAATGAGGATGACAGTGACCAGCTTCACAATGATGCATCCACCAACGACTTTTTCCAGGACCCGACTCCCAGCTTTGAAGAGCTTCCACCACAATCTATTTCACCTGTGCAACCT cTGCTGACGTATGCAAGTCTACTGAAGCCCCTGCTGCTATTAACACAACTACCACTACCAACACTGACAACAACTAGCCTGTGGATAACCCCAAG CAGCCAGAAAACACAGCAGGCTGAGCAAAGATCTGCAGCACAACCTCTTCTACTGCCACAACCAACAATGCCGGTTTGTCTCATGGTTCCTTATGCTCCTGATGTCCAAATGCAGCCAACTGGTCCATCAATTTTCAAAGTAAGGTCCAGTGGTAAAGGAGACAGAGACAGCAAAGTGCTGGTATAG